In a genomic window of Orcinus orca chromosome 12, mOrcOrc1.1, whole genome shotgun sequence:
- the CASP8AP2 gene encoding CASP8-associated protein 2 isoform X3 has protein sequence MAADDDNGDGTSLFDVFSASPLKNNDEGSLDIYAGLDSAVSDSATKSSVPSRNCLDLYEEILTEEGTAKEATYNDLQVEYGKCQLQMKELMKKFKEIQTQNFSLKNENQSLKKNISALIKTARVEINRKDEEINNLHQRLSEFPHLRNAHKTSRTPDIVKTKGLKSRSLHLDDCSKTDHRVKSDVSKDVHYSTSLPYLEKEGKSHSEKKGTSHLPTSVEKHSTNGIWSRSHYQVGEGSSNEDHRRGRKDSRHSQYCRGTDRIRKDLNTSCGDGEPRNIEASQRLQGRPEKYSKGEPKAESKNSKFKSNTDLDYKNERSSSSWEKESSRDRSHTRLESQSDKKLERQSERSQNINRKELKSQDKEERKVDQKPKSVVKDQDHWKRSERALLPYSKKELAKSSHNSSKYHPEERRGREDCKRDRAVSNHSFQEGRCPSSLSTNRTHKHVDSKEVDAVHQWENAPLRVERHRTEDKRKREQEGKEENKHMRNEKRVPAEHLQKTNRETKKTATDLKRQNEPKNDNGEVSNNDVSEGVDDKEPAVKAENGSNETQNKDLKLSFMEKLNLTLSPAKKQPVSQENQHKITDTPKSSDICDLESLVQAKTVTCIPSVSEQITEETKSELLEPKDALTAASEPRTSVSERKIEEENSLFIKSVADTVHCDMSICGTEISFSASVEMQQTESLFPSSTEMEQTINGARAAVAVVMDTVQTNVSQNFGLELDTKRKDDLNSCSISKDTEMKEPFSTKVTESNEIILQPSTEEAVILPTVVSEDGKPNLEPSLVDAPLVESKSCHLEPCLPKETPESSLQQTELTDHRMEIGEANSVYHDDENSVLSIDLNQLRPIPEAISPLNSPVRPVAKVLRLESPSRVPLYNNSHKDVFPPNLAHSASKSQSDLNKENQKPICKSDKFTEADSHKNSSLDELEEGEIISDSEKSEPQKRFDKSTNPRASAEVQNTRTNPGSRKSTVHLDKDNRKISSIKIHQTKSKWNKRRTESSRSSKTEKKDRLVGTSSLEKIVPIIAAPSSVREVVHMLRMIRKHVRKNYMKFKVKFSLIQFHRIIESAILSFTSLIKHLDLSKISKSVTTLQKNLCDVIESKLKQVKKNGIVDRLFEQQLPDMKKKLWKFVDEQLDHLFTTLKKILAKFCDPINIGSDSDEGKLEKRNKEKAQYSNCQKGNVGSSSKEMLKEKPPKSEDAGYSKSLVGCKKSEEKHQEQNNSGINRVKHNIKKSTNTCFGNIKNPQFEEASLEPNCPKAGKMEGSTIEDSQASQHAALKPERSFEILTEQQASSLTFNLVSDAQMGEIFKSLLQGSDLLDNSVNCNEKSEWELKTPAKQMLETLKCESLPVCTTEELVSGVVSPCPKVISDDNWSLLSSEKGPSLSSGLSLPVHPDVLDESCMFEVSTNVSLSKDNVCSSEKSKPCVSSILLEDLAVSLTVPSPLKSDGHLSFLKSDVSSNSTPEEVISAHFSEDALLEEEDASEQDIHLALESDNSSSKSSCSSSWTSRSIAPGFQYHPNLPMHAVIMEKSNDHFIVKIRRAAPSTSPSHKQNMVADESLPRVEKEADETVEKKYISCQYRVFKSVEELKISSKNVDSSKSVHEEQDCMIQTEVPDIYEFLKDASGKVVHSTEVVEECFKLHQVWEPKVPESVEELPPMEEIPHSVEDHLPNAYIDLTKDPVTETKKLGEFVEVTVLNIEQLGCSGSSVDQNAPVLDNMQPDTVDAFIDLTQDVSSDSKNEGNCPAVAVEDLGCQVICVDEDNSKEEKVQVANRPLECIIEEACIDLTSAFPSSGEVKKVDLKSELASNSGSSELPGALDNAHKKRKNLSDLNPSQKKQRKEADLTGREKTKKITQDSGENGDAHRKKASKKKAPVVTKDPSSLKESPGTKDASAAFATSLTSLSAKNVIKKKGEIIVSWTRNDDREILLECQKKGPSLKTFSQLAAKLNKNPYQVSERFQQLMKLFEKSKCR, from the exons ATTGTCTGAATTTCCACATCTTCGAAATGCTCATAAAACTTCAAGGACACCAGATATAGTTAAAACAAAAGGTCTTAAATCCAGATCTCTCCATTTGGATGATTGTTCAAAGACTGATCACAGAGTGAAAAGTGATGTTTCTAAAGATGTACATTATAGCACTTCACTGCCATACCtcgaaaaggaaggaaaatcacATTCTGAAAAAAAGGGCACTTCACATTTGCCTACATCTGTTGAAAAACACTCCACCAATGGCATTTGGTCACGTTCCCATTATCAGGTTGGTGAGGGTAGTTCCAATGAGGatcacagaagaggaaggaaagatagTAGACATAGCCAGTACTGCAGAGGGACTGACAGAATACGAAAAGACTTGAACACTAGCTGTGGTGATGGTGAACCGAGGAACATAGAGGCCAGTCAGAGGCTACAAGGACGTCCTGAGAAATATAGTAAAGGTGAACCAAAGGCTGAAAGCAAAAATTCAAAGTTTAAAAGTAACACAGATTTGGATTATAAAAATGAACGCAGTAGCTCTTCTTGGGAGAAAGAAAGCTCTAGAGACAGGTCACACACTCGACTAGAATCTCAAAGTGACAAAAAACTCGAAAGACAAAGTGAAAGAtcacaaaatataaatagaaaagaacttaaatcacaagacaaagaagaaaggaaagttgATCAAAAACCTAAGTCAGTAGTAAAAGACCAGGATCATTGGAAAAGATCTGAACGAGCACTGCTTCCTTATTCCAAGAAGGAACTAGCAAAATCTTCTCATAATTCAAGTAAATACCATCCAGAAGAGAGAAGAGGCCGGGAAGATTGTAAAAGAGACAGGGCTGTGAGTAATCATAGTTTTCAAGAAGGAAGATGTCCGTCCTCTCTTTCAACCAATAGAACTCACAAACATGTTGACTCTAAGGAAGTTGATGCTGTGCACCAATGGGAAAATGCACCTTTAAGGGTAGAAAGGCATAGAACTGAAGATAAGCGGAAAAGAGAACAAGagggcaaagaagaaaataagcatatgagaaatgaaaagagagtACCTGCAGAACATCTGCAGAAGACAAACAGAGAGACTAAGAAAACCGCTACAGATTTAAAGAGACAGAATGAGCCAAAAAATGATAATGGTGAAGTCTCTAATAATGATGTTTCTGAAGGAGTGGATGATAAAGAGCCAGCAGTTAAAGCTGAGAATGGTTCAAatgaaacacaaaacaaagacTTAAAGTTAAGCTTTATGGAAAAATTGAACTTAACTCTTTCTCCTGCTAAAAAGCAGCCTGTTTCTCAGGAAAATCAGCATAAAATAACCGATACTCCCAAATCTAGTGACATATGTGATTTGGAGTCCTTGGTGCAGGCTAAAACTGTGACATGTATTCCCTCTGTCAGTGAACAGATCACAGAGGAAACCAAATCAGAGTTATTGGAACCAAAGGATGCTCTTACAGCAGCATCTGAACCCAGGACCAGtgtttcagaaaggaaaatagaagaagaaaatagtTTGTTCATTAAATCTGTTGCGGATACTGTGCATTGTGATATGTCCATCTGTGGCACAGAGATTTCCTTCTCAGCATCTGTGGAAATGCAACAAACAGAATCCTTGTTTCCATCATCAACAGAAATGGAACAGACCATTAATGGTGCCAGGGCAGCAGTTGCTGTGGTAATGGACACAGTACAAACAAATGTTTCTCAAAACTTTGGTTTGGAATTGGATACCAAAAGAAAGGATGACTTAAATTCTTGTAGTATTTCCAAAGATACAGAAATGAAGGAGCCTTTTTCAACCAAAGTGACCGAATCCAATGAAATCATTTTGCAGCCTTCAACTGAAGAAGCTGTCATTTTGCCAACAGTCGTTTCGGAAGATGGTAAACCAAACCTTGAGCCTTCTCTTGTAGATGCACCACTGGTTGAGAGTAAGTCTTGTCACTTGGAGCCTTGCTTACCTAAAGAGACTCCAGAATCTTCACTTCAGCAGACTGAGTTAACGGACCACAGAATGGAAATTGGTGAAGCAAACTCAGTATATCACGACGATGAAAACTCGGTTCTGAGCATTGACCTGAATCAGCTGAGACCTATTCCAGAAGCCATCAGTCCTCTGAATAGTCCCGTGAGACCTGTAGCAAAAGTTCTTAGACTGGAAAGCCCATCTCGAGTTCCATTATATAATAACAGTCATAAAG ATGTGTTTCCACCAAATTTAGCTCATTCTGCCTCCAAGAGTCAGTCTGATCTCAATAAGGAAAATCAAAAGCCAATTTGCAAATCTGACAAATTTACAGAAGCAGACTCCCACAAGAATTCATCTTTAGATGAATTAGAAGAAGGAGAAATTATAAGCGACAGTGAAAAATCTGAACCACAAAAACGTTTTGACAAAAGTACCAACCCAAGAGCTTCTGCTGAAGTGCAGAACACAAGAACTAACCCAGGAAGTAGGAAAAGCACTGTGCATTTGGATAAAGACAATAGGAAGATATCTTCTATAAAAATCCATCAGACCAAAAGCAAATGGAATAAAAGACGAACTGAATCTAGCAGATCttcaaaaacagagaagaaagataGGTTAGTGGGCACTTCCAGCCTGGAAAAAATAGTGCCAATTATTGCTGCACCCTCTTCTGTCCGAGAGGTTGTGCACATGTTACGAATGATAAGAAAACATGTAaggaaaaattacatgaaattcaaggTAAAATTTTCATTAATACAATTTCATAGAATTATTGAGTCAGCAATTTTGAGTTTTACATCACTAATTAAACACCTTGACTTATCCAAAATCTCTAAGTCAGTGACTACTTTACAGAAGAATCTCTGTGATGTTATAGAATCCAAACTTAAGCAAGTTAAAAAGAATGGCATCGTGGATCGTTTATTTGAACAGCAGCTAccagatatgaaaaaaaaattgtggaaatTTGTAGATGAACAACTTGATCACTTGTTTACAACGCTTAAGAAAATCTTAGCAAAGTTTTGTGACCCCATAAACATTGGCAGTGACAGTGACGAAGGAAAacttgaaaagagaaataaagagaaagcacAATATTCAAATTGTCAGAAGGGGAATGTAGGCAGCTCCAGCAAAGAAATGTTGAAGGAGAAACCCCCCAAATCAGAAGATGCTGGTTACTCTAAGTCTTTAGTAGGTTGTAAAAAATCGGAGGAAAAACATCAAGAGCAAAATAATTCCGGTATTAACAGAGTAAAgcacaacattaaaaaaagtactaACACTTGCTTTGGTAATATTAAGAACCCTCAATTTGAAGAGGCGTCCTTGGAACCAAACTGCCCGAAGGCAGGAAAAATGGAAGGCAGTACCATAGAGGACTCACAGGCATCCCAGCACGCTGCTTTGAAGCCAGAACGCAGTTTTGAGATTCTTACTGAGCAGCAAGCATCTAGCCTTACTTTTAATTTAGTGAGTGATGCACAGatgggagaaatatttaaaagtttgttgCAAGGTTCTGATCTTTTGGACAACAGTGTTAACTGTAACGAAAAAAGTGAGTGGGAGTTAAAGACACCAGCGAAACAGATGCTAGAGACTCTTAAATGTGAATCTCTACCAGTTTGTACAACGGAAGAGCTCGTTTCAGGGGTGGTTTCTCCCTGTCCTAAGGTGATTAGTGATGATAATTGGTCATTATTGTCATCTGAGAAAGGTCCGTCTCTGTCTTCAGGGCTTTCATTGCCAGTTCATCCTGATGTGTTGGATGAAAGTTGTATGTTTGAAGTGTCCACTAACGTATCTTTAAGTAAAGATAATGTATGTAGTTCAGAAAAGAGTAAGCCCTGTGTTTCCTCCATACTTCTTGAAGATCTAGCAGTCTCTTTAACAGTACCATCACCTCTGAAGTCAGATGGTCATCTCAGTTTCTTAAAGTCAGATGTTTCGTCTAATTCAACGCCCGAAGAAGTTATTAGTGCCCATTTTAGTGAAGATGCCTTACTTGAGGAAGAGGATGCATCTGAACAGGACATTCATTTAGCCCTGGAGTCTGATAATTCAAGCAGTAAATCAAGTTGTTCTTCATCATGGACAAGCCGGTCTATTGCTCCAGGCTTTCAGTACCACCCTAATCTACCCATGCACGCTGTCATAATGGAAAAGTCCAATGATCATTTCATTGTGAAAATACGCCGTGCGGCACCATCTACCTCCCCTAGTCATAAACAGAATATGGTGGCTGATGAATCTTTGCCAAGAGTGGAAAAGGAAGCTGATGAAACagtggagaaaaaatatatttcatgtcaGTACAGAGTTTTTAAATCTGTGGAGGAATTGAAAATTTCCAGTAAAAATGTTGATAGCAGTAAATCAGTTCATGAAGAACAGGACTGTATGATACAAACAGAGGTTCCCGATATATATGAATTTCTTAAAGATGCTTCAGGTAAAGTGGTTCATAGTACTGAAGTAGTTGAAGAATGTTTCAAGTTGCATCAAGTATGGGAGCCAAAAGTACCTGAAAGCGTTGAAGAATTGCCTCCAATGGAAGAAATTCCACATTCTGTCGAGGATCATCTTCCAAACGCATATATAGACCTCACAAAAGATCCAGTCACCGAGACCAAAAAGTTGGGGGAATTCGTAGAAGTAACAGTTTTAAATATTGAGCAGTTGGGATGTTCTGGAAGCAGTGTGGATCAAAATGCTCCAGTATTAGACAATATGCAGCCTGATACTGTAGATGCTTTTATTGATTTGACACAAGATGTTTCAAGTGACAGTAAAAATGAAGGTAACTGTCCTGCTGTAGCTGTTGAAGACTTGGGGTGTCAGGTGATATGTGTAGATGAAGATAACTCAAAGGAAGAAAAGGTGCAAGTGGCAAACAGGCCTTTGGAATGCATTATTGAGGAAGCCTGTATCGATTTAACCTCGGCATTTCCCAGTTCGGGTGAAGTGAAAAAGGTTGATTTAAAATCAGAGTTGGCATCAAATTCTGGTAGTTCAGAGTTGCCTGGGGCTTTGGATAatgctcacaaaaagaggaaaaatcttTCTGATCTAAATCCTTctcagaaaaaacagagaaaggaagcagACCTAACCGGCAGGGAAAAGACCAAGAAAATTACCCAAGATTCTGGTGAGAATGGTGATGCTCACCGAAAGAAAGCCAGTAAGAAAAAGGCCCCTGTAGTAACTAAAGATCCCTCGTCATTAAAGGAAAGCCCAGGGACTAAGGATGCCTCAGCAGCATTTGCCACTTCTCTTACAAGCCTTTCTGCAAAGAATGTTattaaaaagaagggagaaattaTAGTTTCGTGGACAAG AAATGATGACCGggaaattttattggagtgtcAGAAAAAAGGGCCATcgttgaaaacattttctcagttAGCTGCCAAGTTGAATAAAAATCCATATCAG gtcTCAGAAAGATTCCAGCAGCTAATGAAGCTCTTTGAAAAGTCAAAATGCAG ATAA